From a region of the Helianthus annuus cultivar XRQ/B chromosome 5, HanXRQr2.0-SUNRISE, whole genome shotgun sequence genome:
- the LOC110941669 gene encoding protein LATERAL ORGAN BOUNDARIES has translation MASSSSYNSPCAACKFLRRKCMPGCIFAPYFPPEEPQKFANVHKIFGASNVTKLLNDILPHQREDAVNSLAYEAEARVRDPVYGCVGAITFLQRQVDRLQKELDAANADLIRYACNEIPSGLPHMSSIQPITPPQRSIDHYPNRRIGDIDGGGGGGGGFYQSPPSFPYPYANHHQWNPSGSGGNLGGGGGGQGNM, from the coding sequence ATGGCTTCATCAAGCTCTTACAACTCTCCATGTGCTGCCTGCAAGTTCTTGAGGAGAAAGTGCATGCCTGGTTGCATATTTGCACCCTACTTCCCACCCGAGGAACCACAGAAATTTGCAAATGTtcacaaaatcttcggtgccaGTAACGTCACTAAGCTGCTCAATGACATCCTGCCTCACCAGAGAGAAGATGCAGTGAATTCACTTGCATATGAAGCTGAAGCTCGAGTTAGGGATCCTGTTTATGGGTGTGTTGGGGCCATCACTTTTCTTCAAAGGCAGGTTGATAGGCTTCAAAAGGAGCTTGATGCTGCCAATGCTGATTTGATTCGATATGCATGCAATGAAATTCCTTCTGGGTTGCCTCATATGAGTTCAATTCAGCCAATTACTCCACCACAAAGATCCATTGATCATTACCCTAATAGGAGGATTGGAGATatagatggtggtggtggtggtggtggtggattcTACCAGTCACCACCTTCTTTTCCTTACCCTTATGCTAATCATCATCAATGGAACCCATCTGGTTCTGGTGGAAATttaggtggtggtggaggtggacaAGGTAACATGTGA